A window of Phaseolus vulgaris cultivar G19833 chromosome 4, P. vulgaris v2.0, whole genome shotgun sequence genomic DNA:
AATTGCGACCAATTTATTATTCGGTCGCTAAATGCTTTGCGAGTAGGGTTTTCGCTTCCATCTTTATTTGGTGTTTGTTTCGATCGCAAATGTGCTTAGTAATCGATTGTAGGGCTAGATTGTAGTGCTTTTAGCGACCGATTTTGGTGGACGTGATTTCTTTTGTAATGAACTTAAACTAGTGCCAaccataatttttaataatgataatatataatgaaattataattttatttagcacatcaattatcaatttatattattataatgttattttagttgtaaattttttatctatttcaatttttgagagtcattattaatattacttattaaattttgctttgtaaatttaaaatttttagtgGTTTCTCAAGGTTAATTGCATATTAaggttatttttttctttaataaacaCATGTGACAATTACTAAAGACTAAACAAATGCTCAATCATATTAACAATTAAAGAAGTTCAATAAAAACTAACCGAATTAAAGCTATTGtacttaaaaacaaaacatgTCAATATTTGTTGTATTGAATAAACTATTTGTccaataataaattaaacatcTTTGAAGGTTTACAACTTTAGGGCTTAGGTTTCTTAGTTTTGATCATTAACCTCACACTCAATTTGATGCTAAGTTGTATTGGTTATGCTTAGGCTTGATATGTTATTTCTTTATGTGAAATATAGGTTAAAATACAAGAAGAGATGATTGAATTGTACTTTAagaatatctattttttttttttttgcaataatGTTGTATGATCAAATGATAATTGTACTTGACAAacattaaaccctaaaccctaaaccctaaaccctaaaccctaaacattgATATGATAAAACACACTTAACTTTTCTTCCTAAAGTTGGCAAGATTCATTGTTGTGTTAGTGTAGATATCTTGAGCAAATGCTTCAATagcaaagaatattttttttatgacaaGTTCATACCTTGATcaaatgaagttttttttttaaagattttgatgGACTCTTTATGTTTAAGTTATTGTTTTAACAAACTAGtatactaataatatatatgaacgaaatatttatttttcttttatctttatatagaagaataaaaaaaatttatttaaagagTTCGAAAAGCCAAAGAAAGTTAAAAAGCATACGGTTTGAGGTTGTGTGCTCATATACAAAGATGAATTTGATTCTTGCATCAATGATTATATGTTATGAGAGTTGGAAAATCTCTAAGAGAACTTATATGTGGAAAGGTTGTACAAAGTTAgttctacattttttttaagtgtttcaAGAAAGATGGTTTCCCATTTATAAAGAACTTTTAGAAAGATTTGTACCCaaatcaactaaaaaataaCTCCAACAAATGTCAATCACAAAAAAAACTTGGTTAATATCGGTTGAGAAATTGCTTTGTCAACGTTGATGAGAAAATCCATATTAACATtagttgataaataatttcaatCTACATTAGTGAGAAAATAGTATAAACAATGTCAACCTAAAAATAAATCCATTTGATGTTGAATCAAAAACCCTAATTTGTGCACACAAAAAAATAGTCACTTTAGTTGACATCATTTGAAAGATACTCCACTAATGTTTTTTTTGTAACTAATGTTGACAAAGAAAGAACTTCCTATATTGAGAAAATGACAACTCTAATTAATATTAGTTGAAAAGAAACAAGAAACCTTAACTAacgttaattaaaaataactctaattgaaaaaaaaatcatgtttgaCATCTAAGTATTCTTATTTCATTTCAGTAATAAAGATGAAAAGATCATCAAGTGCATTCGTTTTTACATCTTTATAATACTGTTATCTTCACCACCATATACAAGACAAATGTAGTAACCAAAAATGATAAGAATACACTTTCAGAATACATGCATACCAGTGGCTCAAATGACTCAACAACATTCCTGACAAAAACTCCATTCCCTggatttttaaaatgataaatactaTAAATTATTATGACACCAACATAAAAAACGTTTCAATGGAAAGGAcgaagaaaatttaaatttaaagataaaattattagtaattTTACAAATCATTTAAGGACTACAACAAGAACCACTATTAGTCATGTCAATATATCTTTCTCTCCCATAACATAAAACATGAGAAGATCCAAGTCATGCATACCAATTTTCTTACCAAAACAACAAAGATGTTGCTATGTACAGAGAAAAGCCACTGCATGCTCTTCTCCATTTGAATTTCCACGAGTTAAAAAGTTGAGCAGAAATGTGAACTTCAACTCACTTTGAATATCACTTGGCACTGAGAGAAAAACAGGCACACTAAGGAAGATTCTCTTCACATAGAAAAATGGAAACTAGATTTAATGGCACAAACTTACCTTTTGCTGGATCTTCTGTGTCGAATAATGAGAAATATTCCTGAAGCAAGAAGGGCTGATCCAGCTATGATCGTGGAAACAATCAGTTTCTTTGACCTTTTTTGCTCCTTCCCTCCAATGGCTTCCTCCTCACATTCTTTTTGCTCCTCCAACTGTTGAGAGTCTTCCTCATCGGCTTCATCTACATGTTCATCtgccttttcttcttcaatttcatGTGTTCCATGGCTTTCTTCCAAAGCTTTGTGTGTACATTGTTGATCTTCAGGGGACTCTAGCTGTAGTGTCTCTCTTTGTACAACTTCTTCGTCTGTTTCCCCTTTGGTTGATGCTTCACCATCTATTTCAGAGTCCATGTCTGAATCTTGAGATTCATCATCACAACTAGCATCTATCTCATCCTTTCCTTCAACTTCAAATGGTTGAGTGGAAGATAAActtagaaattttgttggttcACCCGCTTCATCTGCAACTATTTCTGATGCTGCAGTACTGTCTGTGGAATGAATGaattcttttccttcttgcatATGATCTAAACTCATAGCCTTAGAGCCATCTTCTTCCAAACCACGCTTTTCTAACTCACGTGGCTCTATACTCCGCATTTCTATAGTTGGAGATGTCAGTTGATTTACTTGTTGCTCATCAATCtcactttttgcttttgaaTGTGTAGCTATGGCTTGTGCAAGTTCTCCTTCTTTAGAAGTGGTTGCTTCTAGTGCATGCATGGGTCTTTTTCCCTCCTTTTTTTGTTGTACTTCCTCTATCTTTGGAATTTTGTAGTCCTTGCTTGGCAATGATAATTCACGAGGTTCTTTTCTTTGGCTTGCTGTAGGCATAGGTGACCCTTCTTCCTTCTTTGATTTTTCAACTTCTTTCTTTGGAGTCATTATTGGGGGTTTCACCTCCAATTTAGGTAATGATTCCCTTTGATGTTCTCTCTTGCTACTTTCATGCGTTTTTTCTGCATCCTGTTTGAAGCCACTAGCCTTCTCAATCTCTGGAGTTATTTCCCCTATTTTAGGCATCTTATCTTCTGTTGCTGTATTTGTTTTTTCCAGGGGCATTTCCTTTTCTACAGTGTCTACTTTTCCCACTCCATCTGCAACATCTCTTTGCACACATTGTTGATCTCTGTCAACAATTTTCTCCTTAGGCCTTTCAGTTTCCGCTTGCATTGTCTCCCTGATTTTTTGTTCTTTGTGATTCTCATCCTTTTTTGTGACTTTTCCTTCTTTCTTTAGGAGTATCTCCATAGGAATTTCTGACTTCAAGGTTTTCCTTTGTTTAGACCCTTGATGATCCTTCATTTCATTTAAATTCCTTGTATCCTTGGTAGGaccttctttttgtgattcagTGGAAGCTTGTGCTTTGCCACCTTCATATAGTTGATAATTTTCTCCAACTTTGGTTAGATGAGTTGATGGAAACCTTGCAATCTCTTCATTTCTTTCAATGTTATAAGTGAACTGttctcctttttctttctttggctTTATAGTGTTTTGTTTCACTCCTTTTTCTGATTCACGAATCCCCTTGGTTTGAATTTTTGCAGGTAGCAACTTTGTTTTATCTGTCTTATCCTTTGCACTGTCTTGTTCAAGCTCCTTAAATTTCCCGCTTGCTACTTTTACACTTGTAGTTTGGCCTTTAGTTGATTGCAATTCTCTATCAGGAGATTCTATCTCTAATTCTTCAGGATGTTTATCCTGTGGTACTTCTTTGCAAGTCATGGGAATTCTTCCACTCTCAGGCGCTTGAACTTTTTCCTCAATTGTAGACTCAACAACATTTGTTTCCTCACTCTTTCTTCTGGTCAGCTCTTCTACCTCTTTATCCTTTGTTTCCTCTCTTGTCTTGGCAAATGTGTGTATTGTTTTCATAGGAAACTCTTCTGTCGCAGCCTTGCTTGCTTCAGATCTACCTATATTCATTTCTTCTTGTAAACGATGTTGATCTTTTACCAGGATCTTAGGacctttttttcctttctgAGATGACTTCCTTCCTCTTTCATCAACTTGTATCTCCTCATATTGGTCTCCATTTATTTTGTTCACAGATTCCTCCATTTGTGCACTGTCTTCTTTGGCGCCTTGTGTTTCCCCCATCTCTAGAAATTTTGGTCTTTTGCTTCCATCGAATACCCCAAAATCAACATTCTCTTTCCCACTTATTTGGTCACTAGACTTGAGTTTTGGCTTTCTAACCTCTTTCTCACTTCTTTCATGAGTTTCATCCTCATCCAAAGCCTCATTTGGTTCAACATGCATCTTTATAGACCCCTCTCCTTTTAATTTCACAATAACATACTCATTCTTATCCTTCTTATTTTGGACAATTGCTTCCATCACCTGCTTGGGAAGCTTTGCCTGAAAAGTCCCCAACACTTCAAATACGACTTTGACCATATTGTTTGGTACATTTGGTCCTTCTCTGGACTTTCTTTCATTGTTGGAGTCATCAGTTTCCTTCTGTAAGATCTCAGTTGCTGTGTTTTTCTGAATAACCCTACTTGCTTCTTCACTCTTATGCTTTTCTCCTTGAACCTTTTTCATTAAACTTTCTGGTGCAGCCATTTCTTCTTTGATAATTTCTTTTGGGTCTTCCATGTTTGAAACCTTACGTCCTCTACTTCCATCTTGTTCCCTCACCAGCTTGGGACCCTCTTCAATTGGTACTTCAGATTTTCCTGTAGGAGTTTTTCCTAGTACATTTTGTTGATCATTATCCGTAATCCCATGCTTAATTTTCTCAACTATTTTCTGTTTTGTTATGTCTTTCTCATCttcacccttttccagaaaataGTCCATCTCTTCTTCCCCTTCTCTTTTGACCATCGCTTCTCTGACAACTTCACTTTCTTCTATTGTCTTATTTGTTAAGTTCTTCTTTGCTTCCGTATGCATCCATTTGGGTTCTTCTCCCTTATCCACAAAACATTCAACCTCTTTACCTTTTCTTTTGACCATTGCTTCTTTGGTATCATCACTTTCTTTCATTGTCACTTTTGTTGAGTCTTTCTCTGCTTCCCTAATTTTTGATTCTTTACCTTTAGCTTTATCAGCAAAATTTTCAATCTCCTTGACTTTGCTTTTGACCATTGCTTCTTTGGCATCTTCAATTTCCTGCATTGTCTTCGTTGTTAGGTCTTTCTTTTCTTGAACATGCATCCCTTTGGGTTCTTCAACTTCACCTTCATTGTTATCTACAAAATACTCAATCTCTTTGCCCTTCCTTTTGGCAATAGCTTCTTTGACATCATCATTTTCATGCATTTCCTCTTTTCTCAAGTCTCTCTTTGTTCCCATAAGCATCTTTATCGATTCTTTGTCTTCACTCTTATCCGCAAAACATTCAATGTCTTTGCCTTCACTCTTTACTTTCACTTTTTTGACATTTTCACTTTCTTGTAATGTCTCTTCTCTAAAATCCTCTTTTGTTTCCATATACATCCTGTTGGCTTCTCCTTCACTCTCATCCAAAAAGCATTTGTTTTCATTGCCCTCATCGGCACCATCACTTTCCTGCACTGTCTCTGTTGTTAAGTTCTTCTTTGCTTCCATATCCCCCTTTTTTGTCTCTTTACCTTCACCCTTGGCAAAACTTCCAATCTCTTTGCCTTTTGTTTTAGATATTGCTTCTTTTGCACCTTTTGTTTCTTGCATTGACTCTTTTCCAGTGTTCTTCTTTGCTTCCATATTCGTCATTTTGAGTTCTTCACCCTgatccttatgcacaaaatatTCATAATCTTTGCCTTCTGTTTCGACCACTGCTTCTTTCACATCTTCACCCTCTTGTATAGTCTTTGATGTTAAGTCCTTCTCTGCTTCCACATGCATGCTTACGAGTTCTTCATCTTCACCCTTATCCCCAAAATATTCAGTCTCTTTGCCTTTCTTTTTGACCATAGCTTCTTTgaatttttctctttctttctttgttcCCTTTGGtaactctttcttttctttactAAGCATATTTATGTGTTCTTCACCTTCATACTTGTCAGCAAAATTTCCAATCTCTTTGTCTTTTGTTTTGACTCTTGCCTCTTTGACACCTGTTTTTGGCATTGTCTCTTTTGTTATATCCTTCTTTGGTTCCATATTCATCCTTTTGGGTTCTTCACTTTCACCCTTATCCACAAAATATCCACAACCTTTGCCTTCTCTTTTGACCATTGCTTCTATGACATCTTCACTTTCTTGTGTAGTCTTTGCTGTTGAGTTCTTCTTTGCTTCCACACACATGCTTTTGTGTTCTTTATCCTCATCCTTATCCAGAAAATATTCAGTCTCTTTGCCTTTCCTTTTGACCATAGCTTCTTCGATTTTTTCACTTTGTTGCTTTGTTTCTTTTGTTATCTCTTTCTTTGATTTCACAAGCATTTTTGTGAGTTCCCCAGCTTCATCCTTATCAGCCAAATTTTCAATCTCTCTGCCTTTTCTTTTGACCATTGCTTCCTTGACACCTTTTATTGCTTGCATTGTTTCTTTTGCTATGTTCTTTCGTTCCATTAGCATCCTTTTGGTTTCTTCACCTTCACCGTTATCCACAAAACATTCATAATGTTTGCCTTCTCTAACATCTTCTTGTATAGTATCTGTTGTTAATTCCTTCTTTGCTTGAACATGCGTGCTTTTGGGTTCTTCACCTTCACCCTTATCTACAAAATATTTAGTCTCGTTGCCTTTCCTTTTGACCATAGCTTCTTTGACATTTTCACTTACTTGCTTTGTTTCTTTTGTTGACTCTTTCTTTAGTTTCACATTCATCTTTTTGTGCTCATCACCGTCATCCTTATCAACAAAATTTGCAATCTCTTTGCCTTTTATATTGACCATTGCTTCTTTGAAACCTTCTATTTCTTGCAATTTCTCTTTTGCTATGTTCTTCTTTGGTTCTATATGCATTCCTTTGGGTTCTTCAGTCACACCTTTATCCACAAAATATTCATAATCTTTGCCTTCTCTTTTGACTCTTGCTTCTTTGACGTCTTCTCTTTCTTGTATAGTCTCTATTGTTAGGTCCTTCTTTACTTCCATATGCAAGCTTTTGGGTTCTTCATCTTCACCTCTATTAGCAAAATCTTCAGTCTCTTGGCTTTTCCATTTGACCATAGCTTCTTTGACTTTTTCACCTTCTTGCTTCCTTTCTTTTGTTGAGACTTTCTTTGCTTTCATAATGACCTTTTTGTGTGCTTCGCCTTCCTCCTTATCAGCAAAATTTTCAATCTCTTTACCTTTTCTTTTGATCATTGCCTCTTTTAcaccttgtttttcttgtatTGCCTCTTGTGGTATGTCCTTCTTTAGTTCCATATGCATCCTTTTGGATTCTTCACCCTTATCCGCAAAATATTCATAACCCTTGGCTTCTCTGGCATGTTCACTTTCTTGGATAGTCTTTCTTATTAAGTCTTTCTTTGCTTCCACATGCATGCTTTTGGGTTGACCCTTATCAACAAAATGTTCAGTTTCTTTGTCTTTCCTTTTTACCGTAACTTCTTttgccttttcattttcttgctTTGTTTCTTTTGTTAACTCTTTTTTGGCATTCATAGGTATCTTTGTAGGTTCTTCACCTTCACCCATATTAGTAAAATTTCCAATCTCTTGTTTTCTTTTGACGATTGCTTCTTTGACACCTTTTGTTTCTTGCATTCTCTCTTCTGCTATGTTATTCTTTGCTTCCATATGCATACTTTTGGGTTTTTCACCACGCTTATCCGAAAAATGTTCATTATTTTTGCCTTCTCTTTTGAGAATTGCTTCTTGgatatcttcactttcttgTGTTGTCTCTTCTTTCAAGTCCTTCGCTTCCACATACAACCTGCTGGGTTCTTTCCCTTCACCCTTATCTAcaaatttttcaatttcttcGTCCCTTCTTTTGGACATTTCTTCTTTGACATCTTCAGTTTCGTGAATTTTCTTTGTTAAGTCTTTCCATGCTTCCACAAAGTACTCAATCTCTCTGTCTTCTCTTTTGTCCATTgctgtttcattttttttcattgtcTCTTTTATCAAGTCTTTCTTTGCCTCCGTATGCCTCCTTTTATGCTCTTCACCTTCACTTTTATCCACAGAATATTCAATCTCTGTCCCATCTCTTTTGTCCATTGCTTTTTTGACATCTTCATTTTCTCGCAGTGTCTTTTTTGccaattctttttttgtttccTTGTGCATCCTTCTGAGTTCTTCACCTTCATCCTTATGCACAGAATACTCattctcttttaattttcttttgatCTTTGCTTCTTCAACATCTTCAATTTCTTGCATTTTTGAAATACTCAACCTTTTG
This region includes:
- the LOC137837487 gene encoding uncharacterized protein encodes the protein MDLELGLKITKTRDDVASISEYRFAKAEPIFQSRETNTAFILTAHLKGYKKNNINIKISEDGSKISISGEKPVQNILMMGWLMHRKEVDVAGFNKVFKIPDGVKLNGVKAKYDEEEWIMNIIMPKFVKGICGAKIEEIKEEESSGRGRRSEQEKSEGDHIPTAVGETSQKGSKESEVQAMEDSENTMEKKAEVSNKMLDDSNRKIIKDRVHKEVEEPNVGTDGGNGGSFGEVGKEGYEVKKTSEPERKVGVDTSQKIGEASQKEIEELDLKNEDERVKGTREEVGKTEAVKTLEKGKSVGERMPRNIGGDKRQDKEFEVQEMENNEGFVEKEEKGVSENMLDDGNANIIGEMIQKEQESKSGIKDRDGESVKEKNVRAVNKGIKTSEIEQNVGAHATQDIGGDKRQDKEFEVREMENNEDFVEKEEKGVSENMLDDGNANIIGEVIQKEQESKSGIKERDGESVKEKNVRAVNKGMKTSEIEQNVGAQVTHDIGGDKRQDKEFEVKEMEDNEGFVEKEEKGVNENMLDDGNARIIGEVIQKEQEESKSGTKDRDGESVKEKNVGAGYKGMKRSEIEQNVGAHVTQNIGDPIQGVCKESAIEQMGESKSIVEKMEREEPGEMLVEANVSTVGERLGESSQKQFGEPRSETEDRLKESVKESRMETMKAPELDQNVDDQIPTNIGGISQEEFKESRIQWKEKTESIKENMDGGKSEKIPIQASKDGKKHIFGKSIQENIKKPKIENGNGDQEYDGGKAGKKEIDSMVTREEFPQKLPKSTIEESKRLSISKMQEIEDVEEAKIKRKLKENEYSVHKDEGEELRRMHKETKKELAKKTLRENEDVKKAMDKRDGTEIEYSVDKSEGEEHKRRHTEAKKDLIKETMKKNETAMDKREDREIEYFVEAWKDLTKKIHETEDVKEEMSKRRDEEIEKFVDKGEGKEPSRLYVEAKDLKEETTQESEDIQEAILKREGKNNEHFSDKRGEKPKSMHMEAKNNIAEERMQETKGVKEAIVKRKQEIGNFTNMGEGEEPTKIPMNAKKELTKETKQENEKAKEVTVKRKDKETEHFVDKGQPKSMHVEAKKDLIRKTIQESEHAREAKGYEYFADKGEESKRMHMELKKDIPQEAIQEKQGVKEAMIKRKGKEIENFADKEEGEAHKKVIMKAKKVSTKERKQEGEKVKEAMVKWKSQETEDFANRGEDEEPKSLHMEVKKDLTIETIQEREDVKEARVKREGKDYEYFVDKGVTEEPKGMHIEPKKNIAKEKLQEIEGFKEAMVNIKGKEIANFVDKDDGDEHKKMNVKLKKESTKETKQVSENVKEAMVKRKGNETKYFVDKGEGEEPKSTHVQAKKELTTDTIQEDVREGKHYECFVDNGEGEETKRMLMERKNIAKETMQAIKGVKEAMVKRKGREIENLADKDEAGELTKMLVKSKKEITKETKQQSEKIEEAMVKRKGKETEYFLDKDEDKEHKSMCVEAKKNSTAKTTQESEDVIEAMVKREGKGCGYFVDKGESEEPKRMNMEPKKDITKETMPKTGVKEARVKTKDKEIGNFADKYEGEEHINMLSKEKKELPKGTKKEREKFKEAMVKKKGKETEYFGDKGEDEELVSMHVEAEKDLTSKTIQEGEDVKEAVVETEGKDYEYFVHKDQGEELKMTNMEAKKNTGKESMQETKGAKEAISKTKGKEIGSFAKGEGKETKKGDMEAKKNLTTETVQESDGADEGNENKCFLDESEGEANRMYMETKEDFREETLQESENVKKVKVKSEGKDIECFADKSEDKESIKMLMGTKRDLRKEEMHENDDVKEAIAKRKGKEIEYFVDNNEGEVEEPKGMHVQEKKDLTTKTMQEIEDAKEAMVKSKVKEIENFADKAKGKESKIREAEKDSTKVTMKESDDTKEAMVKRKGKEVECFVDKGEEPKWMHTEAKKNLTNKTIEESEVVREAMVKREGEEEMDYFLEKGEDEKDITKQKIVEKIKHGITDNDQQNVLGKTPTGKSEVPIEEGPKLVREQDGSRGRKVSNMEDPKEIIKEEMAAPESLMKKVQGEKHKSEEASRVIQKNTATEILQKETDDSNNERKSREGPNVPNNMVKVVFEVLGTFQAKLPKQVMEAIVQNKKDKNEYVIVKLKGEGSIKMHVEPNEALDEDETHERSEKEVRKPKLKSSDQISGKENVDFGVFDGSKRPKFLEMGETQGAKEDSAQMEESVNKINGDQYEEIQVDERGRKSSQKGKKGPKILVKDQHRLQEEMNIGRSEASKAATEEFPMKTIHTFAKTREETKDKEVEELTRRKSEETNVVESTIEEKVQAPESGRIPMTCKEVPQDKHPEELEIESPDRELQSTKGQTTSVKVASGKFKELEQDSAKDKTDKTKLLPAKIQTKGIRESEKGVKQNTIKPKKEKGEQFTYNIERNEEIARFPSTHLTKVGENYQLYEGGKAQASTESQKEGPTKDTRNLNEMKDHQGSKQRKTLKSEIPMEILLKKEGKVTKKDENHKEQKIRETMQAETERPKEKIVDRDQQCVQRDVADGVGKVDTVEKEMPLEKTNTATEDKMPKIGEITPEIEKASGFKQDAEKTHESSKREHQRESLPKLEVKPPIMTPKKEVEKSKKEEGSPMPTASQRKEPRELSLPSKDYKIPKIEEVQQKKEGKRPMHALEATTSKEGELAQAIATHSKAKSEIDEQQVNQLTSPTIEMRSIEPRELEKRGLEEDGSKAMSLDHMQEGKEFIHSTDSTAASEIVADEAGEPTKFLSLSSTQPFEVEGKDEIDASCDDESQDSDMDSEIDGEASTKGETDEEVVQRETLQLESPEDQQCTHKALEESHGTHEIEEEKADEHVDEADEEDSQQLEEQKECEEEAIGGKEQKRSKKLIVSTIIAGSALLASGIFLIIRHRRSSKSAK